The following are from one region of the Nicotiana tomentosiformis chromosome 7, ASM39032v3, whole genome shotgun sequence genome:
- the LOC138895804 gene encoding uncharacterized protein, translating to MVIDMNIKELLVIEESDLLIYQVQGEWSTKNVKILSYVHCVKALCKKFTKIEFKHVPRIQNTFADALATLSSMIQHPDKNYIDPIEVVIKDKYSYCFHVNEEADGKPWYHNIKFEIPESIITDNDANLNRNLMREIGEKFRIVHRNSTAYRPQMNGAVEAANKNIKRILQKIVDNHRQWHEQLPIDLLGYRTTMRTSTRATPYMLLNGTEAVIPAKVEIPSLRVIKEAKLDNAKWVCVKKEQLMLIDEERMDAVCHGQLYRKRMASVFNKRVKPHQFTSGQLVLKKIFPPPGRSQRKVRTKLAKSLSGSPSVVGWSSNHGRNGWKSQHEANQLGFNQDILFLKIDRVYDFDITELRST from the exons ATGGTAAtcgacatgaacatcaaagaacttttggtcatagaaGAATCCGATTTGCTGATCTACCAAGTCCAAGGAGAATGGTCaaccaagaatgtcaagatatTGTCGTACGTGCACTGCGTGAAAGCGCtgtgcaagaagttcacaaagatagagttcaagcATGTCCCCAGAATTCAGAACACGTTCGCAGATGCCCTTGCAACCTTATCATCCATGATTCAGCATCCAGACAAAAACTACATCGACCCCATCGAGGTAGTAATCAAAGATAAATATTCCTATTGCTTCCATGTGAATGAAGAAGCAGATGGTAAACCTTGGTATCACAATATCAA ATTTGAGATACCAGAgtctatcatcactgacaatgatGCAAACCTCAATAGAAACCTCATGAGGGAAATAGGTGAAAAGTTCAGAATCGTCCACCGCAATTCCACAGCCTATAGACCACAAATGAACGGGGCAGTCGAGGCagctaacaagaatatcaagaggattctgcagaagatagtggacaatcacagacAATGGCACGAGCAGTTACCTATCGATTTATTAGGGTACCGGACTACCATGAGAACATCTACTAGGGCAACGCCATACATGTTGCTAAACGGCACCGAAGCAGTTATACCCGCAAAAGTCGAAATACCATCCTTAAGAGTCATTAAAGAAGCAAAATTGGACAATGCAAAATGGGTATGCGTCAAGAAAgaacaactcatgctcattgacgaGGAAAGAATGGATGCAGTATGTCATGGACAGCTATACCGAAAAAGGATGGCTAGCGTATTTAACAAAAGAGTGAAGCCTCACCAATTCACGTCCGGGCAGTTGGTTCTGAAGAAAATCTTCCCCCCACCaggaagaagccaaaggaaagttcgcaCCAAATTGGCAAAGTCCTTAAGTGGTTCACCGAGTGTTGTTGGGTGGAGCTCCAATCAtggcagaaatggatggaagagtcAACACGAAGCTAATCAACTCGGATTCAATCAAGATATATTATTCCTGAAGATAGATAGAGTTTATGATTTTGATATaacagaactacgttcaacctga